The Desulfobotulus mexicanus genome includes the window GAATTGCTTCATTACGAAGAGCCGATGCTGAAGGCGTAAGCCTGTGAAGAAGTCGATTGATGGAATCATGCGCAGGAGCATTTTTTTGCTCCTGTAAAACTCTCTCAACCTCTGTGCAGGTAAAAATTTTGGGACTTGCTGTCAAAAAAGCCATGTAATCATATTCAGAAAATTTTGGTGGATTCATAATCTTTAAACCTTAAATGGAACCGGTAAAAACATCAACTGCGTAACTCCTAAAATGAATGAAAAAAATCCTTGGCAGAACAGAAGATGGCTGTTACGTTTAGCCTGTTGGCTAAGTATGAAAGTGTGGAGGAGCTATGGAAAAGCTGCTGGCTATTACCAAGGCCCTTTCCGATGCTAATCGGCTTCGGGTTCTCATGGCCCTGACGGAAAGGCCCCATCTCTGCGCCTGTCACCTGACGGAAATGCTGGGTGTGACAGGTGCAACGGTATCCCGCCACATGGGTCTGCTCCGGCAGGCCGGTCTTGTGGAATCCAGAAAATGTGGAAAATGGACCCATTACACCCTTTGCACCGGCAATTTAAAGACCGACACCATCCTCTCATGGATGCAGCTGCATATGCCGGAAAATGAAGTGATTCGTGCAGACCGGGAGTTTATCCGAAGCTGTGTTCTGGAAAAAATGGAATGTGAAGAAGGATGTTGTCTGTAGTTTTGAGGATTACTATTTATGCTGAAAACAAAACTTTAAAAAATGCTGCGTTAAAAGGAGAAGCCCATGACAGCCAAAGACAGCAGACCGCTGGGTTTTTTTGAAAGGTATCTTACTCTCTGGGTTGCCCTGTGCATGGTGGCAGGCATCCTGATTGGTTTTCTTTTTCCGGGAATGGCCAAGGTTATCAATGCCATGTCCATAGAGCAGGTGAACCTTCCCATAGGGCTTCTGCTCTTTTTGATGATTTATCCCATCATGATTCAGATTGATTTTCCTCAGGTTGCCCAGGCCTTGAAAACACCGCGGCCTGTGCTGACAACCCTTGTGATTAACTGGGGAATCAAGCCCT containing:
- a CDS encoding ArsR/SmtB family transcription factor, which gives rise to MEKLLAITKALSDANRLRVLMALTERPHLCACHLTEMLGVTGATVSRHMGLLRQAGLVESRKCGKWTHYTLCTGNLKTDTILSWMQLHMPENEVIRADREFIRSCVLEKMECEEGCCL